A window from Chitinophaga filiformis encodes these proteins:
- the msrA gene encoding peptide-methionine (S)-S-oxide reductase MsrA, which translates to MSTQTAILAGGCFWGVEELIRALPGVKKTRVGYTGGDVPNATYRNHGTHAEGIKIEFDPNELSYRKLLEFFFQIHDPTTRNRQGNDIGTSYRSAIFYLDEAQKNTAAELVKELTAAGIYRNPIVTEIVPAADFWDAEEEHQDYLQKHPFGYTCHFIRPEWKLAETEGK; encoded by the coding sequence ATGTCAACACAGACTGCCATACTCGCGGGAGGTTGCTTTTGGGGCGTAGAGGAGCTCATCCGTGCGCTTCCTGGTGTAAAGAAGACCAGGGTCGGATATACCGGTGGTGATGTCCCTAATGCTACTTACCGCAATCATGGAACACATGCAGAGGGCATAAAGATCGAGTTCGACCCAAATGAGCTTTCTTATCGCAAGCTGCTTGAATTTTTCTTCCAGATACATGATCCTACCACCCGTAACCGGCAGGGGAATGATATAGGTACCTCTTATCGTTCAGCAATCTTTTACCTGGATGAAGCGCAGAAAAACACGGCTGCAGAACTGGTGAAGGAACTGACCGCAGCGGGCATCTACCGTAACCCGATCGTTACGGAGATAGTGCCGGCCGCAGATTTCTGGGATGCGGAGGAAGAACACCAGGATTATCTGCAGAAGCATCCTTTTGGGTATACCTGCCATTTTATCCGCCCGGAATGGAAACTGGCGGAAACGGAAGGGAAGTAA
- a CDS encoding GNAT family N-acetyltransferase, whose protein sequence is MVIDIQPVLENEHAILYPLREEDFEDVYAVAADPEIWEQHPNRERWQHDVFRTFFDGAIRSRGAFKIVDKATGKVAGSTRFYDYNEEESSICIGYTFYATAYWGKGFNHSVKRMMLDYIFQFVSQVYFHIGVNNIRSQVSIGRLGAEKVGEMEVAYFGEASKQNFLYKIGKEGY, encoded by the coding sequence ATGGTGATCGATATTCAGCCTGTACTTGAAAATGAACATGCCATCCTTTACCCTTTGCGGGAAGAGGATTTTGAGGATGTTTATGCAGTAGCTGCAGACCCGGAAATATGGGAACAGCATCCTAACAGGGAGCGATGGCAGCACGATGTGTTCCGCACATTCTTCGATGGCGCTATCCGGAGCAGGGGCGCATTTAAGATCGTGGATAAAGCAACAGGCAAAGTAGCCGGGAGTACCCGTTTTTATGATTATAATGAGGAGGAAAGCAGCATATGCATCGGATATACCTTTTATGCTACTGCGTATTGGGGAAAAGGCTTCAATCATTCCGTTAAGAGAATGATGCTCGATTATATTTTCCAATTCGTTTCGCAGGTGTATTTTCATATAGGAGTGAATAATATCCGCTCACAGGTGTCTATTGGTCGCCTGGGTGCAGAGAAAGTAGGTGAGATGGAAGTGGCTTACTTTGGAGAAGCTTCCAAACAGAATTTTTTATATAAGATAGGAAAGGAGGGATATTGA
- a CDS encoding FMN-binding negative transcriptional regulator yields the protein MYVPQSFRFQDNREMIDFMKQYSFATIVTMGDAVPLAGHLPFFISEDAGKLILTAHFSAVNPQTRYIEANTSLVIFTEPHAYISPMHYDKRESVPTWDYISVHAYGKAKILADEASKLRILEQMITFYEREYLEQWKGLSEKYKTGMMRGIVAFELEVTDLQGQKKLSQNKTDAERERIVRQLEKSENTVEKDLANYIKDL from the coding sequence ATGTATGTTCCTCAGTCATTCCGGTTCCAGGACAACAGGGAGATGATAGACTTCATGAAGCAATACAGCTTTGCTACTATTGTTACGATGGGAGATGCTGTGCCCCTTGCCGGTCATCTGCCATTCTTTATCAGTGAAGATGCAGGCAAACTGATACTGACCGCTCATTTCTCAGCCGTTAATCCGCAGACAAGGTATATTGAAGCCAATACTTCCCTGGTAATATTTACTGAGCCGCACGCCTATATTTCTCCCATGCACTACGACAAAAGAGAAAGTGTGCCCACATGGGACTACATCAGTGTGCATGCGTATGGAAAGGCGAAGATCCTGGCGGATGAGGCTTCCAAATTGCGCATACTGGAGCAGATGATCACTTTTTATGAGCGGGAATACCTGGAACAATGGAAAGGGCTTTCTGAAAAATATAAGACAGGTATGATGCGGGGGATCGTGGCTTTTGAACTGGAAGTAACAGACCTGCAGGGACAGAAAAAGCTAAGCCAGAACAAAACGGATGCTGAGCGGGAGCGGATCGTCCGGCAGCTGGAGAAAAGTGAAAATACGGTTGAAAAAGACCTGGCGAATTATATTAAAGACCTGTAA